One genomic segment of Clavelina lepadiformis chromosome 3, kaClaLepa1.1, whole genome shotgun sequence includes these proteins:
- the LOC143450070 gene encoding cubilin-like isoform X2: MRLKVFLLLFSLQLAQKLVFTTSLVDLQLSTDDVKTFSTPGYPLVPYSNDASYEWRIQAPHDRRILITFIAGRTEGCCDRVQVIEGSETIGEFSGIIIPGTSRLSQSNSLRVIFSSDDSVSFAGFQAEFKTATCGRNIEVVDDNALELTSDGWPNAYGNNEKCFWVLYGRERKQIQLDLIEGSTEPDNDHIEVFDGLSSIAKRNGNITTESLIAKSGILILSFQSDDQKVERGFRATYKEAKCGFTATATDNVMTLSTPFHPSLYSDNVFCEWTLRAAVDKLIEITFVEGETEDCCDFVQIIDDTGQIGQLSGKIPAGLAFTSTNNNYLRLRFSSDSRGSGPGFRAVFREIDPTSSCVYSEFVGETPKNISSPLYPHVYHNNMSCQWNLQANDQHIIRITFLDARTQACCDIIKVIENGEEVFALSAGGLRTWTSTTDSVTITFNSDSSIVDKGFLATIEAEEPVCRFAVDVIVNSTTGYFTSPQYPGIYPDGVTCVWNLMASPGRSIVITFLDVSVEENDFIQVLEGENETTKISGKNIQRRSVTSINNKLKIVFKTDRSGTSEGFRASYHDVLRIYPDTITNISSPGYPLVPYSNDASYEWRIQAPDDLRILITFIAGRTEGCCDRVRVNDESKTIGEFSGIIIPGTSRLSQGNSLRVTFFSDDTISFSGFEAKLQTATCGRNIQVSNKHSLQLTSDGWPNAYANNQKCFWIFYGRERKQIQLDLIEESTTAVNDYIEIFDGLSSIARLSGDITTESFLAETGILILSFLSDDKEVGRGFRATYKEAKCGFNATASDTPTILSTPFYPSLYPDDLSCEWNMNAAADKLIELTFMETDTEDCCDFIQIIDGSGEHKQLSGKIPSGLVFTSIDNNLRLLFNSDSRGSGPGFRAVFREIDPSSNCVYTEFVDETPKNISSPLYPYIYHNNMSCQWILQANSQSIIKLRFLVLKVQACCDVIKVMEDGKEVLTLSEDQTLSWESTGNLVTLTFSSDSSIVGRGFLASVQSELQVCQSPVNIAVNSTTSNLTSPLYPMFYPNDITCVWNLKAATGRRVVIAFIRVKLQENDYVQVLDEAKNVLNMSRPIMSGTIRRSTNNKLQILFKTDQSGRSNGFLATFHDEIQICQSPVNIAVNSTTGYFASPLYPMFYPKDVTCVWNLMASSGQRVVISFMEGTIQENDYIQVLDGENEILKISERIVAKTTRTSTNSNLRVIFKTGQSGSSGGFKASYYAEEHVCQSSMDITVNSTTGYLSSPLYPRFYPNAVTCFWKLTSTPGRRIVYTLIEGSIEENDSVLVYEGRRRLLRFSGQIIPVTSRISSSNSVEIFFKKSRFGSTSSFRASYHDANCGDNVEVTDEEKMLTPPRIVMLYLTTIFYQNNLNCFWILYAKGKNQVRFELSGGYIISDDYVKIFDGNTLLTTKSRRIHSEVFRSTKTFFKIHFYSNNNFFGIAFTARYRIERNG, translated from the exons ATTTGCAATTATCTACTGATGATGTCAAAACTTTCTCTACACCTGGCTACCCACTTGTTCCTTATTCGAATGATGCTTCATACGAGTGGAGGATTCAAGCTCCTCATGATCGTCGCATACTTATCACTTTCATAGCAGGACGCACAGAAGGTTGCTGCGACCGTGTTCAG GTTATTGAAGGAAGTGAAACCATTGGAGAATTTTCTGGAATAATCATCCCAGGAACTTCACGATTATCACAAAGTAATTCCCTTCGCGTAATATTTTCCTCCGATGATTCAGTATCATTTGCTGGGTTTCAAGCAGAATTTAAAACAG CAACATGTGGGAGAAATATTGAAGTCGTTGACGACAACGCATTGGAACTGACGAGCGACGGATGGCCAAATGCATACGGAAATAATGAGAAGTGTTTTTGGGTCCTTTATGGTcgtgaaagaaaacaaattcaattagATCTCATCGAAGGAAGCACTGAACCAGATAATGACCATATCGAG GTTTTCGATGGATTGTCAAGTATCGCAAAAAGAAACGGAAATATAACAACGGAATCACTTATCGCAAAATCCGGGATCTTGATATTATCGTTTCAAAGCGATGATCAGAAAGTTGAGCGAGGATTTCGAGCAACATATAAAGAAG CAAAATGTGGTTTCACAGCTACTGCTACAGATAATGTGATGACACTTTCAACACCTTTTCATCCTAGTCTATATTCTGACAATGTGTTCTGTGAATGGACTTTGAGAGCTGCTGTTGATAAACTGATCGAAATAACCTTTGTTGAAGGTGAAACCGAAGATTGCTGTGATTTTGTCCAG ATAATCGATGACACTGGACAAATTGGACAACTTTCTGGAAAAATCCCTGCTGGACTTGCCTTTACATCAACCAACAATAATTATCTTCGCCTACGTTTTAGCAGTGATTCCCGTGGTTCTGGTCCAGGCTTTCGTGCCGTATTCAGAGAGA TCGATCCAACGTCAAGTTGCGTTTACTCTGAATTCGTTGGCGAGACTCCTAAGAACATTTCTTCTCCTCTCTATCCACATGTTTATCACAACAACATGTCTTGTCAATGGAATCTGCAAGCAAACGATCAACATATTATCAGAATCACTTTCTTGGATGCAAGAACACAAGCATGTTGTGATATAATTAAA GTCATCGAAAATGGGGAAGAAGTGTTTGCTTTATCAGCAGGAGGTTTGCGTACGTGGACATCGACAACTGATTCCGTAACTATCACATTTAATAGTGATTCGTCAATTGTAGATAAAGGCTTTTTAGCTACCATTGAAGCAG AAGAGCCAGTTTGCCGCTTTGCCGTTGACGTCATTGTTAACTCGACTACTGGTTATTTTACGTCCCCTCAATATCCTGGCATTTATCCGGATGGCGTTACTTGTGTGTGGAACTTGATGGCAAGTCCGGGTCGAAGCAttgtaattacatttttagaCGTATCAGTTGaagaaaatgatttcattCAG GTGTTGGAAGGGGAAAATGAGACAACAAAAATTTCCGGAAAAAATATTCAACGAAGATCAGTAACATCCATCAACAACAAACTAAAGATTGTATTCAAAACTGATCGATCAGGGACAAGTGAAGGTTTCAGAGCTTCTTATCATGATG ttttgcgAATATATCCTGACACGATAACAAATATTTCCTCACCTGGCTATCCACTTGTTCCTTATTCGAATGATGCTTCATACGAATGGAGGATTCAAGCTCCTGATGATCTTCGCATACTTATCACTTTCATAGCAGGACGCACAGAAGGTTGCTGCGACCGAGTTCGG GTTAATGATGAAAGTAAAACTATTGGAGAATTTTCCGGAATAATCATCCCAGGAACTTCGCGATTATCACAAGGAAATTCTCTTCGCGTAACTTTTTTCTCGGATGACACAATTTCATTTTCTGGGTTTGAAGCAAAACTTCAAACAG CAACATGTGGGAGAAATATACAAGTTAGTAATAAACATTCCTTGCAACTGACGAGCGACGGATGGCCAAATGCTTATGCAAATAACCAAAAGTGTTTTTGGATATTTTACGGTcgtgaaagaaaacaaattcaattagATCTCATAGAAGAAAGTACTACAGCAGTCAACGACTATATCGAG ATTTTCGATGGTTTGTCAAGTATTGCAAGACTAAGTGGAGATATTACTACGGAATCGTTCTTAGCAGAAACGGGAATCTTGATATTATCATTTCTTAGCGATGATAAAGAGGTCGGTCGAGGATTTCGAGCAACATATAAAGAAG caaaatgcgGGTTTAATGCAACTGCTTCAGATACCCCCACTATACTTTCAACGCCTTTTTATCCCAGTCTATATCCCGATGATTTATCATGCGAGTGGAATATGAATGCAGCTGCTGATAAACTGATCGAATTGACGTTTATGGAAACCGACACAGAAGACTGTTGTGATTTTATTCAG ATAATTGATGGCTCCGGTGAGCATAAACAACTTTCTGGAAAAATTCCTTCTGGTCTTGTTTTTACTTCCATCGACAATAACCTTCGTTTGCTTTTCAACAGTGATTCCCGTGGTTCTGGTCCAGGCTTTCGTGCCGTGTTTAGAGaaa TTGACCCATCGTCAAACTGTGTTTACACTGAATTTGTTGACGAGACACCAAAGAACATTTCTTCTCCTCTCTATccatatatttatcacaacaaCATGTCTTGTCAATGGATTCTGCAAGCAAACAGCCAGAGCATCATTAAATTACGTTTTTTAGTACTAAAAGTTCAAGCTTGTTGTGATGTAATTAAG GTCATGGAGGATGGTAAAGAAGTTTTAACTCTCTCAGAAGATCAAACATTATCCTGGGAATCCACGGGCAATCTTGTAACCCTCACATTTAGCAGCGACTCGTCTATTGTTGGTCGAGGTTTTCTGGCTTCTGTTCAGTCAG AGCTCCAGGTATGTCAGTCCCCGGTGAATATCGCTGTTAATTCCACAACGAGCAATCTTACATCTCCTCTATATCCCATGTTTTATCCGAACGATATTACTTGTGTGTGGAACTTGAAAGCAGCTACAGGTCGAAGGGTGGTGATTGCTTTCATAAGAGTAAAACTTCAAGAAAACGATTATGTACAG GTATTAGAtgaagcaaaaaatgttttaaacatgtCTCGACCAATTATGTCTGGAACTATAAGAAGATCTACTAACAACAAGCTTCaaattcttttcaaaactGATCAGTCTGGACGCAGTAATGGTTTCCTCGCTACCTTCCACGATG AAATTCAAATCTGTCAATCTCCTGTAAACATCGCTGTTAATTCGACGACTGGTTACTTTGCCTCACCTCTGTATCCAATGTTTTATCCTAAGGATGTTACTTGTGTGTGGAACTTAATGGCTAGTTCCGGTCAAAGGGTTGTAATAAGCTTCATGGAAGGCACCATTCAAGAAAATGATTATATCCAA GTATTGGATGgagaaaatgaaattttaaaaatatcggAACGAATTGTTGCTAAAACCACACGAACGTCTACTAACAGCAATCTTCGGGTAATATTTAAAACGGGCCAGTCTGGAAGTAGTGGGGGTTTCAAAGCTTCTTATTATGCTG AAGAACACGTCTGCCAATCTTCAATGGATATTACTGTTAATTCAACGACTGGTTATCTTTCATCTCCTCTGTATCCCAGGTTTTATCCAAATGCCGTTACTTGTTTTTGGAAGTTGACGTCAACTCCTGGTCGAAGGATTGTTTATACACTAATTGAAGGATCTATCGAAGAAAACGATTCAGTCCTG GTATATGAAGGCCGTCGCCGGCTTTTACGATTTTCAGGACAAATTATTCCCGTAACATCAAGAATATCCAGCTCAAACAGTGtagaaatcttttttaaaaaatctcgTTTTGGAAGTACTTCTAGTTTCAGAGCTTCTTATCACGACG CCAACTGTGGTGACAACGTGGAGGTGACAGATGAAGAAAAAATGCTAACACCACCAAGGATTGTCATGTTATACTTGACAACAATTTTCTATCAGAATAACCTGAATTGCTTCTGGATATTATATGCCAAAGGAAAAAATCAAGTTCGTTTTGAGCTTTCGGGAGGTTATATCATATCGGACGATTACGTTAAA ATATTCGACGGGAACACtttattaacaacaaaatcgAGGCGTATTCACAGTGAGGTGTTTAGGTCGACCAAGACTTTTTTTAAGATTCATTTTTACAgcaacaacaatttttttggaatagCGTTCACGGCACGTTATCGCATAGAAAG GAACGGATAA
- the LOC143450070 gene encoding cubilin-like isoform X1: MRLKVFLLLFSLQLAQKLVFTTSLVDLQLSTDDVKTFSTPGYPLVPYSNDASYEWRIQAPHDRRILITFIAGRTEGCCDRVQVIEGSETIGEFSGIIIPGTSRLSQSNSLRVIFSSDDSVSFAGFQAEFKTATCGRNIEVVDDNALELTSDGWPNAYGNNEKCFWVLYGRERKQIQLDLIEGSTEPDNDHIEVFDGLSSIAKRNGNITTESLIAKSGILILSFQSDDQKVERGFRATYKEAKCGFTATATDNVMTLSTPFHPSLYSDNVFCEWTLRAAVDKLIEITFVEGETEDCCDFVQIIDDTGQIGQLSGKIPAGLAFTSTNNNYLRLRFSSDSRGSGPGFRAVFREIDPTSSCVYSEFVGETPKNISSPLYPHVYHNNMSCQWNLQANDQHIIRITFLDARTQACCDIIKVIENGEEVFALSAGGLRTWTSTTDSVTITFNSDSSIVDKGFLATIEAEEPVCRFAVDVIVNSTTGYFTSPQYPGIYPDGVTCVWNLMASPGRSIVITFLDVSVEENDFIQVLEGENETTKISGKNIQRRSVTSINNKLKIVFKTDRSGTSEGFRASYHDVLRIYPDTITNISSPGYPLVPYSNDASYEWRIQAPDDLRILITFIAGRTEGCCDRVRVNDESKTIGEFSGIIIPGTSRLSQGNSLRVTFFSDDTISFSGFEAKLQTATCGRNIQVSNKHSLQLTSDGWPNAYANNQKCFWIFYGRERKQIQLDLIEESTTAVNDYIEIFDGLSSIARLSGDITTESFLAETGILILSFLSDDKEVGRGFRATYKEAKCGFNATASDTPTILSTPFYPSLYPDDLSCEWNMNAAADKLIELTFMETDTEDCCDFIQIIDGSGEHKQLSGKIPSGLVFTSIDNNLRLLFNSDSRGSGPGFRAVFREIDPSSNCVYTEFVDETPKNISSPLYPYIYHNNMSCQWILQANSQSIIKLRFLVLKVQACCDVIKVMEDGKEVLTLSEDQTLSWESTGNLVTLTFSSDSSIVGRGFLASVQSELQVCQSPVNIAVNSTTSNLTSPLYPMFYPNDITCVWNLKAATGRRVVIAFIRVKLQENDYVQVLDEAKNVLNMSRPIMSGTIRRSTNNKLQILFKTDQSGRSNGFLATFHDEIQICQSPVNIAVNSTTGYFASPLYPMFYPKDVTCVWNLMASSGQRVVISFMEGTIQENDYIQVLDGENEILKISERIVAKTTRTSTNSNLRVIFKTGQSGSSGGFKASYYAAEEHVCQSSMDITVNSTTGYLSSPLYPRFYPNAVTCFWKLTSTPGRRIVYTLIEGSIEENDSVLVYEGRRRLLRFSGQIIPVTSRISSSNSVEIFFKKSRFGSTSSFRASYHDANCGDNVEVTDEEKMLTPPRIVMLYLTTIFYQNNLNCFWILYAKGKNQVRFELSGGYIISDDYVKIFDGNTLLTTKSRRIHSEVFRSTKTFFKIHFYSNNNFFGIAFTARYRIERNG; encoded by the exons ATTTGCAATTATCTACTGATGATGTCAAAACTTTCTCTACACCTGGCTACCCACTTGTTCCTTATTCGAATGATGCTTCATACGAGTGGAGGATTCAAGCTCCTCATGATCGTCGCATACTTATCACTTTCATAGCAGGACGCACAGAAGGTTGCTGCGACCGTGTTCAG GTTATTGAAGGAAGTGAAACCATTGGAGAATTTTCTGGAATAATCATCCCAGGAACTTCACGATTATCACAAAGTAATTCCCTTCGCGTAATATTTTCCTCCGATGATTCAGTATCATTTGCTGGGTTTCAAGCAGAATTTAAAACAG CAACATGTGGGAGAAATATTGAAGTCGTTGACGACAACGCATTGGAACTGACGAGCGACGGATGGCCAAATGCATACGGAAATAATGAGAAGTGTTTTTGGGTCCTTTATGGTcgtgaaagaaaacaaattcaattagATCTCATCGAAGGAAGCACTGAACCAGATAATGACCATATCGAG GTTTTCGATGGATTGTCAAGTATCGCAAAAAGAAACGGAAATATAACAACGGAATCACTTATCGCAAAATCCGGGATCTTGATATTATCGTTTCAAAGCGATGATCAGAAAGTTGAGCGAGGATTTCGAGCAACATATAAAGAAG CAAAATGTGGTTTCACAGCTACTGCTACAGATAATGTGATGACACTTTCAACACCTTTTCATCCTAGTCTATATTCTGACAATGTGTTCTGTGAATGGACTTTGAGAGCTGCTGTTGATAAACTGATCGAAATAACCTTTGTTGAAGGTGAAACCGAAGATTGCTGTGATTTTGTCCAG ATAATCGATGACACTGGACAAATTGGACAACTTTCTGGAAAAATCCCTGCTGGACTTGCCTTTACATCAACCAACAATAATTATCTTCGCCTACGTTTTAGCAGTGATTCCCGTGGTTCTGGTCCAGGCTTTCGTGCCGTATTCAGAGAGA TCGATCCAACGTCAAGTTGCGTTTACTCTGAATTCGTTGGCGAGACTCCTAAGAACATTTCTTCTCCTCTCTATCCACATGTTTATCACAACAACATGTCTTGTCAATGGAATCTGCAAGCAAACGATCAACATATTATCAGAATCACTTTCTTGGATGCAAGAACACAAGCATGTTGTGATATAATTAAA GTCATCGAAAATGGGGAAGAAGTGTTTGCTTTATCAGCAGGAGGTTTGCGTACGTGGACATCGACAACTGATTCCGTAACTATCACATTTAATAGTGATTCGTCAATTGTAGATAAAGGCTTTTTAGCTACCATTGAAGCAG AAGAGCCAGTTTGCCGCTTTGCCGTTGACGTCATTGTTAACTCGACTACTGGTTATTTTACGTCCCCTCAATATCCTGGCATTTATCCGGATGGCGTTACTTGTGTGTGGAACTTGATGGCAAGTCCGGGTCGAAGCAttgtaattacatttttagaCGTATCAGTTGaagaaaatgatttcattCAG GTGTTGGAAGGGGAAAATGAGACAACAAAAATTTCCGGAAAAAATATTCAACGAAGATCAGTAACATCCATCAACAACAAACTAAAGATTGTATTCAAAACTGATCGATCAGGGACAAGTGAAGGTTTCAGAGCTTCTTATCATGATG ttttgcgAATATATCCTGACACGATAACAAATATTTCCTCACCTGGCTATCCACTTGTTCCTTATTCGAATGATGCTTCATACGAATGGAGGATTCAAGCTCCTGATGATCTTCGCATACTTATCACTTTCATAGCAGGACGCACAGAAGGTTGCTGCGACCGAGTTCGG GTTAATGATGAAAGTAAAACTATTGGAGAATTTTCCGGAATAATCATCCCAGGAACTTCGCGATTATCACAAGGAAATTCTCTTCGCGTAACTTTTTTCTCGGATGACACAATTTCATTTTCTGGGTTTGAAGCAAAACTTCAAACAG CAACATGTGGGAGAAATATACAAGTTAGTAATAAACATTCCTTGCAACTGACGAGCGACGGATGGCCAAATGCTTATGCAAATAACCAAAAGTGTTTTTGGATATTTTACGGTcgtgaaagaaaacaaattcaattagATCTCATAGAAGAAAGTACTACAGCAGTCAACGACTATATCGAG ATTTTCGATGGTTTGTCAAGTATTGCAAGACTAAGTGGAGATATTACTACGGAATCGTTCTTAGCAGAAACGGGAATCTTGATATTATCATTTCTTAGCGATGATAAAGAGGTCGGTCGAGGATTTCGAGCAACATATAAAGAAG caaaatgcgGGTTTAATGCAACTGCTTCAGATACCCCCACTATACTTTCAACGCCTTTTTATCCCAGTCTATATCCCGATGATTTATCATGCGAGTGGAATATGAATGCAGCTGCTGATAAACTGATCGAATTGACGTTTATGGAAACCGACACAGAAGACTGTTGTGATTTTATTCAG ATAATTGATGGCTCCGGTGAGCATAAACAACTTTCTGGAAAAATTCCTTCTGGTCTTGTTTTTACTTCCATCGACAATAACCTTCGTTTGCTTTTCAACAGTGATTCCCGTGGTTCTGGTCCAGGCTTTCGTGCCGTGTTTAGAGaaa TTGACCCATCGTCAAACTGTGTTTACACTGAATTTGTTGACGAGACACCAAAGAACATTTCTTCTCCTCTCTATccatatatttatcacaacaaCATGTCTTGTCAATGGATTCTGCAAGCAAACAGCCAGAGCATCATTAAATTACGTTTTTTAGTACTAAAAGTTCAAGCTTGTTGTGATGTAATTAAG GTCATGGAGGATGGTAAAGAAGTTTTAACTCTCTCAGAAGATCAAACATTATCCTGGGAATCCACGGGCAATCTTGTAACCCTCACATTTAGCAGCGACTCGTCTATTGTTGGTCGAGGTTTTCTGGCTTCTGTTCAGTCAG AGCTCCAGGTATGTCAGTCCCCGGTGAATATCGCTGTTAATTCCACAACGAGCAATCTTACATCTCCTCTATATCCCATGTTTTATCCGAACGATATTACTTGTGTGTGGAACTTGAAAGCAGCTACAGGTCGAAGGGTGGTGATTGCTTTCATAAGAGTAAAACTTCAAGAAAACGATTATGTACAG GTATTAGAtgaagcaaaaaatgttttaaacatgtCTCGACCAATTATGTCTGGAACTATAAGAAGATCTACTAACAACAAGCTTCaaattcttttcaaaactGATCAGTCTGGACGCAGTAATGGTTTCCTCGCTACCTTCCACGATG AAATTCAAATCTGTCAATCTCCTGTAAACATCGCTGTTAATTCGACGACTGGTTACTTTGCCTCACCTCTGTATCCAATGTTTTATCCTAAGGATGTTACTTGTGTGTGGAACTTAATGGCTAGTTCCGGTCAAAGGGTTGTAATAAGCTTCATGGAAGGCACCATTCAAGAAAATGATTATATCCAA GTATTGGATGgagaaaatgaaattttaaaaatatcggAACGAATTGTTGCTAAAACCACACGAACGTCTACTAACAGCAATCTTCGGGTAATATTTAAAACGGGCCAGTCTGGAAGTAGTGGGGGTTTCAAAGCTTCTTATTATGCTG CAGAAGAACACGTCTGCCAATCTTCAATGGATATTACTGTTAATTCAACGACTGGTTATCTTTCATCTCCTCTGTATCCCAGGTTTTATCCAAATGCCGTTACTTGTTTTTGGAAGTTGACGTCAACTCCTGGTCGAAGGATTGTTTATACACTAATTGAAGGATCTATCGAAGAAAACGATTCAGTCCTG GTATATGAAGGCCGTCGCCGGCTTTTACGATTTTCAGGACAAATTATTCCCGTAACATCAAGAATATCCAGCTCAAACAGTGtagaaatcttttttaaaaaatctcgTTTTGGAAGTACTTCTAGTTTCAGAGCTTCTTATCACGACG CCAACTGTGGTGACAACGTGGAGGTGACAGATGAAGAAAAAATGCTAACACCACCAAGGATTGTCATGTTATACTTGACAACAATTTTCTATCAGAATAACCTGAATTGCTTCTGGATATTATATGCCAAAGGAAAAAATCAAGTTCGTTTTGAGCTTTCGGGAGGTTATATCATATCGGACGATTACGTTAAA ATATTCGACGGGAACACtttattaacaacaaaatcgAGGCGTATTCACAGTGAGGTGTTTAGGTCGACCAAGACTTTTTTTAAGATTCATTTTTACAgcaacaacaatttttttggaatagCGTTCACGGCACGTTATCGCATAGAAAG GAACGGATAA